One window from the genome of Natronomonas pharaonis DSM 2160 encodes:
- a CDS encoding potassium channel family protein yields MDLWKRRALKTVLAIVLLVVATSLVYHYIMVVMEGQPRSYFRSLQIIVETYTGTGFGSDSPWMTPLANLFIIFVDLSTFLLLFIILPYVFQPVLEESLSPEVPDAVDASNHVVVCGVAQQGERLIDEFRSRNIDYAVVVDSESEALELHDEGHPTVYGDLSSVETLEAASLEDARAVVVDTADDHAASVVLAIREIDEQTRTIVLASDGEFEQYLEYAGADEVLTPRQLLGQRLARRISTEVSPGASDTISLGNGTALLELTVFADSPICGDRLVDIEARNESVVVPSIWQGGRFVPNPNPETIVDEDTVLLIAGTESALSDLESETYAGREQDVNVVIAGYGMVGSTVAKELQTTTADCTVVDIENGDDIDVVGDATRPETLREAGIEDATAFVVALHDDDQAILSVLVANELVDSTDILVRVNEPESTTKVRRAGAGYVLSLPEISGRMLALEVLQEEILTYDRQLKIVRLDASKLDGARLSETIIAETDCAVVAVNRNGEFITDINDNVRLQDDDELLVVGSDAAIDVIEA; encoded by the coding sequence ATGGACCTCTGGAAGCGTCGCGCGCTCAAGACGGTTCTCGCTATCGTTTTACTCGTTGTCGCTACGTCGCTCGTCTACCACTACATCATGGTGGTCATGGAGGGCCAACCCCGCAGCTACTTCCGGTCGCTACAGATTATCGTCGAGACGTACACCGGAACCGGGTTCGGCTCCGACTCGCCGTGGATGACGCCGCTGGCGAACCTGTTTATCATCTTCGTTGACCTCTCTACCTTCCTGCTGCTTTTCATCATCCTCCCATACGTCTTCCAGCCGGTGCTGGAAGAGTCGCTGTCCCCGGAGGTTCCCGACGCTGTTGATGCGAGCAACCACGTCGTCGTCTGCGGCGTCGCCCAGCAGGGCGAGCGACTCATCGACGAGTTCCGCTCGCGGAACATCGATTACGCCGTCGTCGTCGACTCCGAATCCGAAGCGCTTGAGCTACACGACGAGGGCCATCCCACCGTCTACGGTGACCTCTCGTCGGTCGAAACGCTCGAAGCAGCCAGCCTCGAAGACGCCCGAGCGGTGGTCGTCGACACTGCCGACGACCATGCGGCGAGCGTCGTCTTGGCTATCCGCGAAATCGATGAACAGACGCGGACAATCGTGCTGGCGAGCGACGGGGAGTTCGAACAGTACCTCGAATACGCCGGTGCCGATGAGGTGTTGACACCGCGGCAGTTGCTCGGGCAGCGACTCGCTAGGCGCATTTCGACCGAGGTAAGCCCCGGGGCCAGTGACACAATCAGTCTTGGCAACGGGACTGCACTGCTGGAGCTGACAGTTTTCGCCGACAGCCCCATCTGTGGCGACCGGTTGGTGGATATCGAGGCCCGGAACGAATCGGTGGTGGTCCCCAGCATTTGGCAGGGCGGACGCTTCGTTCCGAACCCGAACCCGGAAACCATCGTTGACGAGGATACCGTGCTCCTCATTGCCGGGACCGAGTCGGCGCTCAGCGACCTCGAAAGCGAAACCTACGCCGGACGTGAACAGGATGTCAACGTCGTCATCGCCGGGTACGGGATGGTCGGCTCGACAGTCGCCAAGGAGCTTCAGACGACGACCGCTGACTGTACAGTTGTCGACATCGAGAACGGCGACGACATCGATGTCGTGGGTGACGCGACGCGTCCCGAAACGCTTCGGGAGGCTGGCATCGAGGATGCGACGGCTTTCGTCGTCGCGCTCCACGACGACGACCAGGCCATTCTTTCGGTGCTCGTTGCGAACGAACTCGTCGACAGTACCGACATTCTCGTCCGGGTGAACGAACCGGAAAGCACTACGAAGGTCCGTCGAGCCGGTGCGGGGTATGTGCTTAGCCTCCCGGAGATCAGCGGGCGAATGCTGGCCTTGGAGGTGCTTCAGGAGGAGATTCTCACCTACGACCGACAGCTGAAAATCGTTCGGCTTGACGCATCAAAGCTGGACGGTGCCCGGCTCTCGGAGACCATCATCGCGGAAACCGACTGTGCTGTCGTTGCCGTCAACCGGAACGGCGAATTCATAACTGACATCAACGACAACGTCCGACTCCAAGACGATGATGAGCTGCTAGTTGTCGGCAGCGATGCGGCAATCGATGTTATTGAGGCTTAA
- a CDS encoding type II/IV secretion system ATPase subunit, whose product MRLSQQAGEQVSVSEPLVDGTLPDGSRVQLTFGSDIATRGSNFTIRKFADIPFTPVDLIQNGTFSVEQMAYFWLVIGHNRSLIFAGGTGSGKTTSMNAVSMFIPEDSKVVSIEDTREITLPHENWIQSLTRDSIASDGRGEVSMYELLQASLRQRPEYILVGEIRTEKNVAFTFFQSIGTGHTAYSTIHAESVEGVLNRLENKPLNVPTQMILELDVICIQKQTFKGDDRVRRNDGVTELLAGDDGGDSVRAIDIFDRDANADSFHRVNNSHVLQDIADNRGWSGKELAQQQRDRREFLQYLVDNDISGYHEVTSGIHKFGKKQDELMAKVRDGTLTARDLLNE is encoded by the coding sequence TTGCGGCTCTCACAGCAGGCCGGCGAACAGGTATCCGTCTCAGAGCCGCTCGTCGACGGCACGCTGCCGGACGGCTCCCGGGTCCAACTCACGTTCGGCTCCGATATCGCAACCCGCGGGTCGAACTTCACCATCCGGAAGTTCGCCGATATCCCGTTCACGCCGGTCGATCTCATCCAGAACGGGACGTTCAGCGTCGAACAGATGGCGTATTTTTGGCTCGTCATCGGGCACAACCGGTCGCTCATCTTCGCTGGCGGAACTGGTTCGGGGAAGACGACGTCGATGAACGCCGTCTCGATGTTCATTCCCGAGGATTCGAAGGTCGTTTCTATCGAAGACACCCGCGAGATCACGCTGCCGCACGAAAACTGGATTCAGAGCCTCACTCGGGACTCAATCGCCTCCGACGGTCGCGGCGAAGTCTCGATGTATGAGCTTCTACAGGCGTCGCTCCGACAGCGCCCCGAGTATATTCTCGTTGGTGAGATACGGACCGAAAAGAACGTCGCCTTCACCTTCTTCCAGTCCATCGGAACTGGTCACACCGCCTACAGTACAATCCACGCCGAAAGCGTCGAGGGCGTGCTCAACCGGCTTGAGAACAAGCCGCTGAACGTCCCGACGCAGATGATCTTGGAGCTCGATGTCATCTGCATTCAGAAACAGACGTTCAAAGGCGACGACCGAGTGCGACGCAACGACGGCGTCACGGAACTGCTGGCTGGCGACGACGGCGGTGACTCCGTCCGCGCCATCGACATTTTCGACCGCGACGCCAACGCCGACAGTTTCCACCGGGTGAACAACTCCCACGTGCTGCAGGACATCGCCGACAACCGCGGCTGGTCGGGCAAAGAGCTCGCCCAACAGCAGCGGGACCGCCGTGAGTTCCTTCAGTACCTCGTCGACAACGACATTTCGGGATACCACGAGGTCACCAGCGGCATCCACAAGTTCGGCAAGAAACAAGACGAGCTCATGGCGAAGGTCCGTGACGGCACGCTGACCGCACGCGACCTCCTCAACGAATGA
- a CDS encoding type II secretion system F family protein: MSQPDLEEAAPVPDYELEQYFPERHDLSEADQERLRDQHGYVRTWFLMNPDRFRQLQRWLNQARMGHTYDIYLTKVVLYTVVAAVIGLLVGGTLAVALSAGGIWAGLGLSAGPVTTLLNSLIVVGTVGLFAGGTLMAGYYYPWFRKDTRKRNIDVMLPHAIVYMYALSHGGMNTFEVMEELAEADEVYGAVSDEFDMIVRDVELFGNDLFAALRDARNLTPSENLEQFLDDTISVVDSGSDFSAFLEDEAETYMEEAREEQENFLSTLSILSEIYIVVFVAAPLFVIVMLLMVTLLGGGAIAMAQFIIYLCLPLAMLLFILFVDVLSAPYAQHDFDLEIEDIDTDREWSRLLKSEQKYQEYESRKRKQARREMLGRPIQYIKAQDPLLSLAVSVPLSLVALVVVVATGAVPLSVAGLLDAPIRSTTLLFVLPFLVATVPLMVLYERERRREQKINERFPDTLNILSSANQMGIPLVEALNLVSRWSEGVLGKELRMVRNDIRWNHDVERSLLKFANRLDVPQVTRTMKLLAKGNHASSDLSKIISIAAEDTRNRYEIERKRRNEMNAYMAIVIIGFLVYLAVVVLLDVSYLTPISEELTGTEEVSTEAGAGGFGDVQEVPVDLFRTVFFHSALIQGIGSGLLAGKLAENSIVSGLKYSVGLVAVTVAVFMLI; this comes from the coding sequence ATGAGCCAACCGGACCTCGAAGAGGCCGCTCCGGTTCCGGACTACGAGCTAGAGCAGTACTTCCCGGAACGGCACGACCTCTCGGAAGCCGACCAAGAGCGGCTCCGGGACCAGCACGGCTACGTCCGCACCTGGTTCCTGATGAACCCCGACCGGTTCCGCCAGCTCCAGCGGTGGCTCAATCAGGCCCGGATGGGCCATACCTACGACATCTACCTGACCAAGGTCGTCCTGTACACCGTTGTCGCGGCTGTCATCGGGCTGCTTGTTGGCGGAACGCTTGCGGTGGCGCTCTCGGCGGGTGGCATCTGGGCTGGGCTCGGCCTTTCGGCTGGTCCGGTGACGACGCTGCTCAACAGTCTCATCGTTGTCGGCACCGTCGGCCTCTTCGCCGGCGGGACGCTCATGGCCGGCTACTACTATCCGTGGTTCCGCAAGGACACCCGCAAGCGGAATATCGACGTTATGCTGCCCCACGCCATCGTCTACATGTACGCGCTGAGCCACGGCGGGATGAACACCTTCGAGGTGATGGAGGAACTGGCCGAGGCAGACGAGGTCTACGGAGCCGTCTCCGACGAGTTCGATATGATTGTCCGCGACGTCGAGCTGTTCGGCAACGACCTCTTTGCGGCGCTGCGGGACGCCCGCAACCTCACCCCCAGCGAGAACCTCGAACAGTTCCTCGACGATACGATTTCCGTTGTCGACTCCGGCAGCGACTTCTCGGCCTTCCTTGAGGACGAAGCCGAGACCTACATGGAGGAAGCCAGAGAAGAACAGGAGAATTTCCTCTCGACGCTTTCGATTCTCTCCGAGATTTACATCGTCGTCTTCGTCGCTGCGCCGCTTTTCGTCATCGTCATGCTGCTGATGGTGACGCTGCTCGGCGGCGGTGCCATCGCGATGGCGCAGTTCATTATCTATCTGTGTCTTCCACTGGCGATGCTGCTGTTTATTCTGTTTGTCGACGTACTCTCTGCGCCGTACGCACAGCACGACTTCGACCTCGAAATCGAGGACATCGACACCGACCGCGAATGGAGCCGGCTCCTCAAGTCGGAGCAGAAATATCAGGAGTACGAGTCGCGCAAGCGCAAGCAGGCCCGCCGGGAAATGCTCGGTCGGCCGATACAGTACATCAAAGCACAGGACCCGCTGTTGTCGCTTGCCGTCTCGGTGCCGCTGTCGCTTGTGGCTCTTGTCGTTGTCGTCGCTACCGGTGCGGTCCCGCTTTCGGTTGCGGGGCTGCTCGATGCCCCCATCCGGTCGACGACGTTGCTCTTCGTCCTGCCGTTCCTCGTGGCAACGGTGCCGCTGATGGTGCTCTACGAGCGAGAGCGCCGACGGGAGCAGAAAATCAACGAGCGGTTCCCCGACACGCTGAACATCCTTTCGAGCGCGAACCAGATGGGGATTCCACTCGTCGAGGCGCTGAACCTCGTCTCCCGATGGAGCGAGGGCGTCCTCGGCAAGGAGCTCCGGATGGTCAGAAACGACATCCGCTGGAACCACGACGTCGAACGGTCGCTGCTGAAATTCGCCAATCGGCTCGACGTTCCACAGGTTACCCGGACGATGAAGCTGCTGGCAAAAGGCAACCACGCCTCCAGCGACCTTTCGAAAATCATCTCGATTGCCGCCGAAGACACGAGGAACCGCTACGAAATCGAGCGAAAACGGCGCAACGAGATGAACGCGTACATGGCCATCGTCATCATCGGCTTCCTCGTCTATCTGGCTGTGGTGGTGTTGCTCGACGTGAGCTACCTGACGCCGATAAGCGAAGAGCTCACCGGCACCGAAGAGGTCAGTACTGAGGCCGGTGCGGGCGGCTTCGGCGACGTACAGGAGGTCCCCGTCGACCTGTTCCGGACGGTCTTTTTCCACTCGGCGCTCATCCAGGGCATCGGTAGCGGGCTGCTCGCCGGCAAGCTTGCCGAAAACAGCATCGTCTCGGGGCTGAAATACAGCGTCGGCCTCGTCGCAGTCACCGTCGCGGTCTTCATGCTCATCTAA
- the thyA gene encoding thymidylate synthase, whose translation MQQYHDLVSDVLAGGTHKPNRTGVDTIASFSHHYEVDLGAGFPLLTTKRMDGYRWNSLIHELLWYLSGEEHIRTLREETKIWDAWADDEGHLDTAYGRFWRRFPVPDEPARLPGESWPDDSHRWTTTETTPDGTERQVFDQLAYVLDTLEENPHSRRLVVNAWHPANAAVSTLPPCHYTFVFNVQGDQLNVHLTQRSGDIALGVPFNLAAYSLLAHAVANRTAFEVGSFGHTIVDAHIYCGAGDRGAWYADKLPALQDRLNDIDDREEYVDVREWLESEAPAEADDEGGLDHVPGLLTQLSRSPRDRPEIEVADRPLDDLEYDDVQLHDYDPAPGISFSVAE comes from the coding sequence ATGCAACAGTACCACGACCTCGTTTCGGATGTCCTCGCCGGCGGGACCCACAAGCCGAACCGGACCGGCGTCGACACTATCGCTTCTTTCAGCCACCACTACGAAGTCGACCTCGGAGCGGGCTTTCCGCTTTTGACGACAAAACGGATGGACGGCTATCGCTGGAACTCGCTCATCCACGAGCTACTGTGGTATCTCTCGGGCGAAGAACACATTCGCACGCTGCGCGAGGAGACAAAAATATGGGACGCGTGGGCCGACGACGAGGGCCATCTCGACACCGCTTACGGGCGGTTTTGGCGTCGGTTCCCGGTTCCGGACGAGCCGGCGCGGCTGCCCGGCGAGAGCTGGCCCGACGACAGCCACCGCTGGACGACGACCGAAACGACGCCCGACGGCACCGAACGACAGGTGTTCGACCAGCTCGCGTACGTGCTCGATACGCTCGAAGAGAACCCACACTCCCGGCGGCTCGTCGTCAACGCGTGGCATCCGGCCAACGCCGCTGTCTCAACGCTGCCGCCGTGCCACTACACCTTTGTCTTCAACGTACAGGGCGACCAGTTGAACGTCCATCTCACCCAGCGGTCCGGCGACATCGCGCTGGGGGTCCCGTTCAACCTCGCCGCGTACTCGCTTTTGGCACACGCCGTCGCCAACCGGACTGCGTTCGAGGTCGGCTCCTTCGGTCACACCATCGTTGACGCACATATTTACTGCGGTGCCGGCGACCGCGGCGCATGGTATGCCGACAAGCTCCCAGCACTACAGGACCGCCTCAACGACATCGACGACCGCGAGGAGTACGTTGATGTCCGCGAGTGGCTCGAATCGGAGGCTCCGGCCGAGGCCGACGACGAGGGAGGGCTGGACCACGTCCCCGGACTACTGACGCAGCTTTCGCGCTCGCCGCGTGACCGCCCCGAAATCGAGGTCGCCGACCGGCCGCTTGATGACCTCGAATACGATGACGTACAGCTACACGACTACGACCCGGCGCCGGGCATTTCCTTTTCGGTTGCAGAATGA
- a CDS encoding HD domain-containing protein produces the protein MDEAADSCATGRTYNPEADHAFPDERVNEVLDRIENDEEITAYLAAQNVNPVDRMGYNDHGRKHIEIVRNAALSLYDLLKAGGVEFDGARQQGLDEADEAVIIALAATLHDIGHVVHRDDHPYYSLPLAADILDRFLDGLGYYDPAETVRLKGEILHAILCHHSEEQPLTREAGIVRVADALDMERGRSRIPYEQGGRGINTISSRAITSVALCPGESTPAMVEIEMTDAAGVYQVDELLKHKLDDSRIESFVRIVAVNTDRGEDLIERIEL, from the coding sequence ATGGACGAGGCTGCTGACAGCTGTGCGACCGGCCGCACGTACAACCCAGAAGCCGACCACGCGTTCCCGGACGAACGTGTCAATGAGGTACTGGACCGCATCGAAAACGACGAGGAAATAACGGCGTATCTTGCGGCACAGAACGTCAATCCGGTCGACCGGATGGGATACAACGACCACGGCAGGAAACACATCGAAATCGTCCGGAATGCCGCACTGTCGCTGTACGATTTGCTGAAAGCCGGCGGCGTCGAATTCGACGGGGCCCGCCAGCAGGGCCTCGACGAGGCCGACGAAGCAGTCATTATTGCCCTTGCTGCGACGCTACATGACATCGGCCATGTCGTGCATCGCGATGACCACCCCTACTACTCGCTGCCGCTCGCCGCGGACATCCTTGACCGGTTTCTCGACGGCCTCGGGTATTATGACCCCGCAGAAACCGTTCGGCTAAAGGGCGAAATCCTGCACGCCATCCTCTGTCACCACAGCGAGGAGCAGCCGTTGACTCGGGAGGCCGGCATCGTCAGAGTCGCCGACGCGCTGGACATGGAACGGGGCCGCTCGCGCATTCCCTACGAGCAAGGCGGCCGCGGCATCAACACCATTTCGAGCCGTGCCATCACGTCAGTGGCACTGTGCCCCGGCGAGTCGACCCCTGCGATGGTCGAAATCGAGATGACCGACGCCGCGGGCGTCTATCAGGTCGACGAGCTACTGAAACACAAACTGGACGACTCTCGCATCGAATCGTTTGTCCGCATTGTCGCGGTCAACACCGACCGCGGAGAAGATCTCATCGAGCGAATCGAGCTGTAG
- a CDS encoding Ig-like domain-containing protein yields the protein MSLTTDTRGVSEVVGAILLFGLLVAVLAILQTQAIPTANEEIEFNHNQEVQNDLIEFQEAASRTAAHGTTESVGIRAGTTYPSRLLFFNPPNPAGTVRTVEDGEVTIENVEATDDIIRDAHIDGEIDELETSRIEYEPIYNEYQNPPVTALEYGILYNSFPDAQVVENTGAVVSGNNINLMFYAGDVSQATSGSITLDTIPASAPSRTVTVEPTDDIEITVPSNLDATEWEETVFEDEDAVTVSDSGDDIVIEIDEDAHENFELRMSQVGVGSAVASADAEYIYPTETGNAVTVDEDETVEIPIEVRDRYNNPVSGVELEYEANEGDASGPAATDANGQAIVTYEASDEDDTITIDAPDAGAVDEFDIDVTVN from the coding sequence ATGTCGCTTACAACAGACACCAGAGGCGTATCGGAGGTCGTCGGCGCAATCCTGCTTTTCGGGTTGCTTGTCGCCGTGCTTGCGATACTCCAGACACAAGCTATCCCGACCGCAAACGAGGAAATCGAGTTCAACCACAACCAAGAGGTCCAAAACGACCTCATCGAGTTCCAAGAGGCGGCCTCCCGGACGGCAGCCCACGGGACGACCGAATCGGTCGGCATCCGTGCCGGTACGACCTACCCCTCGCGGTTGCTGTTCTTCAACCCGCCGAACCCTGCCGGAACGGTTCGGACGGTCGAAGACGGTGAGGTGACAATTGAGAACGTCGAGGCCACCGACGATATCATCCGTGATGCGCACATCGACGGTGAAATAGACGAACTCGAAACCAGCCGTATCGAATACGAACCGATATACAACGAGTATCAGAACCCACCGGTGACCGCGCTCGAATACGGCATCCTGTATAACAGCTTCCCTGACGCACAGGTCGTCGAAAACACTGGTGCGGTCGTCAGCGGCAACAACATCAACCTCATGTTCTATGCTGGCGACGTTTCACAGGCTACAAGCGGCTCGATTACGCTCGATACGATTCCAGCGAGCGCGCCGTCACGAACGGTCACGGTAGAACCGACCGATGATATTGAAATTACAGTACCGAGCAACCTCGATGCTACCGAGTGGGAAGAAACCGTGTTCGAGGACGAGGACGCTGTTACGGTCAGCGACTCGGGTGACGACATTGTCATCGAAATCGACGAGGACGCCCACGAAAACTTTGAGCTACGGATGTCACAGGTCGGGGTCGGGAGCGCCGTCGCCTCGGCGGATGCAGAATACATCTACCCGACTGAGACCGGTAACGCAGTAACAGTCGACGAAGACGAAACGGTGGAGATACCGATCGAAGTACGAGACAGGTACAACAACCCTGTAAGCGGCGTTGAATTGGAGTACGAGGCCAACGAGGGCGATGCAAGTGGCCCAGCTGCGACCGACGCTAACGGGCAAGCAATCGTCACGTACGAAGCCAGCGACGAGGACGACACAATAACCATTGACGCACCTGATGCGGGTGCAGTTGACGAATTCGATATCGATGTAACCGTCAATTAG
- a CDS encoding DUF7504 family protein, protein MSYSTTDLGNASAFDEGVSLLMTGASTVTNQRLLDAVAPEDGERAIVITMNMGAQQVVKELERRGADRDQLGIIDCTSTEADVEGVPVRQLSSPGDLTGISLEFAKLLDQDSEDESVRARIGFASVSTALMYAELRTMFRFLHVFTARIRSGDMLGVFAMDPSMHEDQAHNTIRAVFDCEAEVTDDDITVRGTGFEE, encoded by the coding sequence ATGAGCTACTCGACGACTGACCTCGGCAACGCATCGGCCTTCGATGAAGGCGTGAGCCTGCTGATGACCGGTGCGTCGACGGTAACGAACCAGCGGCTCCTCGATGCGGTCGCGCCCGAGGACGGCGAGCGCGCAATTGTCATCACGATGAATATGGGGGCACAGCAGGTCGTCAAGGAGCTCGAACGCCGCGGGGCCGACCGCGACCAGCTCGGGATTATCGACTGTACGAGTACCGAGGCTGATGTCGAGGGCGTGCCGGTTCGGCAGCTAAGCTCACCCGGTGACCTGACGGGTATCAGCCTCGAGTTCGCCAAGCTACTCGACCAAGACAGCGAAGATGAATCCGTCCGTGCCCGTATCGGGTTTGCGTCCGTCTCGACAGCGCTGATGTACGCCGAACTGCGGACGATGTTCCGCTTCCTGCATGTTTTCACTGCCCGTATCCGCTCCGGAGACATGCTCGGCGTCTTCGCGATGGACCCGTCGATGCACGAAGACCAGGCACACAACACCATCCGTGCGGTCTTCGACTGCGAGGCCGAAGTCACGGACGACGACATTACGGTCCGTGGGACCGGCTTCGAAGAATAG
- the dinB gene encoding DNA polymerase IV, translating into MPQLPGVDPRRQVVCHVDVDCFYAACERLREPKLRDEPVVVGMGYEPGADHGAVATASYEAREHGVESAMAISEALKRLPQRTDSESGEAGTGYYRPVDMAYYESVSEDVQAVLDDTAETVRNVSIDEAYLDLGDLAWDDAEAFGRQLKADIEAAAGVVASVGIAPTMATAKLASDAEKPDGLVIVDPDSVATFLKPIPVAELHGVGPVTAAELRERGYETAGDVAAADETALVDAFGERGRDIYRQARGEDDRVVEPKGRPKSLSSESAFPKPTDDGDRKRRKLTALAADVTERATAKDALYRTVGIKVVEPPFDVHTRERSLSGPVDDPKLVEEIAVDLLAEFDDPAVRKLGVRVSNLSFDDREQATLGQWADGTADQEPVRLSHVRRSGETDTQLELSQFE; encoded by the coding sequence ATGCCGCAGTTGCCGGGGGTCGACCCGCGACGGCAGGTCGTCTGCCACGTCGATGTCGACTGTTTCTATGCGGCCTGCGAGCGGCTCCGGGAGCCGAAGCTCCGTGACGAGCCGGTGGTGGTCGGGATGGGGTATGAGCCGGGAGCCGACCATGGGGCCGTTGCGACGGCGAGCTACGAAGCCCGCGAGCACGGCGTCGAGTCGGCGATGGCTATCTCCGAGGCACTAAAGCGGCTTCCACAACGTACAGACAGCGAGAGCGGCGAGGCCGGGACCGGCTACTACCGTCCCGTCGATATGGCATACTACGAGTCGGTCAGCGAAGACGTTCAGGCGGTCCTCGATGACACCGCCGAAACCGTCCGGAACGTCTCTATCGACGAGGCCTACCTCGACCTCGGAGACCTCGCGTGGGACGACGCCGAAGCGTTCGGCCGACAGCTCAAAGCCGATATCGAGGCGGCCGCCGGCGTCGTCGCATCAGTCGGCATCGCACCGACGATGGCGACCGCGAAACTCGCCTCCGACGCAGAAAAGCCAGACGGGCTGGTCATCGTCGACCCCGATTCAGTGGCGACATTCCTCAAACCGATACCGGTCGCAGAGCTACACGGTGTTGGCCCGGTAACGGCGGCGGAACTCCGCGAGCGCGGGTACGAGACGGCCGGTGATGTCGCCGCGGCCGACGAAACGGCGCTCGTAGACGCCTTCGGCGAGCGTGGCCGGGACATCTACCGACAGGCTCGCGGCGAGGACGACCGTGTCGTCGAACCGAAAGGCCGTCCGAAGAGCCTCTCCAGCGAGTCGGCGTTCCCGAAGCCGACCGACGACGGCGACAGGAAGCGTCGGAAGCTCACCGCCCTCGCCGCCGATGTCACAGAGCGAGCGACCGCGAAGGACGCCCTCTACCGCACTGTCGGTATCAAGGTCGTCGAGCCGCCGTTCGACGTACACACCCGTGAACGCTCGCTTTCCGGACCGGTCGATGACCCCAAGCTGGTCGAAGAGATCGCCGTCGACTTGCTTGCGGAATTCGACGACCCCGCCGTTCGGAAGCTCGGTGTCCGGGTTTCGAATCTCTCTTTTGACGACCGCGAGCAGGCGACGCTCGGTCAGTGGGCCGACGGGACGGCGGACCAAGAGCCCGTCCGCTTGTCGCACGTGCGGCGCTCTGGAGAGACCGACACGCAGCTTGAACTCTCTCAGTTCGAGTAG
- a CDS encoding response regulator, whose amino-acid sequence MADGDDKPTVLVVEDERALIELYVRWLENDYEVLTATGGEEALEQFRDDIDVALLDRLMPGMSGDEVLEHLREEVPDCKVAMVTAVEPDFDVISMGFDDYLTKPVEREELVETVEGLLSRTAFDEIEQELYALSSKQAALRSSKPKEELDESEEFSELQERIDELRGDLDAAMPDMEDDDFVAMVRDIEDGEDDAERGGDDE is encoded by the coding sequence ATGGCCGATGGAGATGACAAACCGACGGTCCTCGTCGTCGAAGACGAGCGTGCCCTCATCGAACTCTACGTTCGGTGGCTCGAAAACGACTACGAGGTCCTGACTGCGACGGGTGGGGAGGAAGCCCTCGAACAGTTCCGCGACGACATTGACGTTGCACTTTTGGACCGGCTAATGCCCGGCATGAGCGGTGACGAGGTGCTCGAACACCTCCGAGAGGAGGTCCCGGATTGTAAGGTCGCGATGGTAACCGCCGTCGAGCCCGACTTCGACGTTATCTCGATGGGGTTCGACGACTACCTCACAAAGCCTGTCGAGCGCGAGGAACTCGTCGAGACCGTCGAAGGACTGCTCTCGCGGACGGCCTTCGACGAGATCGAGCAGGAACTGTATGCGCTGTCCTCGAAGCAAGCGGCGCTGCGGTCCTCGAAGCCCAAGGAAGAACTCGACGAAAGCGAGGAGTTTAGCGAACTACAGGAGCGCATCGACGAGCTCCGGGGTGACCTCGACGCCGCGATGCCGGACATGGAAGACGACGACTTCGTCGCGATGGTCCGTGATATCGAGGACGGTGAGGACGACGCCGAACGAGGAGGTGACGACGAATGA
- a CDS encoding dihydrofolate reductase, producing MKLVLIAAVAENGVIGTDGEMPWHYPEDLKRFKETTMGHPVIMGRTTYESITGQLGGPLPGRTNIVLSSRESLPIPEEVVHARDIEAALSAAEDALDADKQTVYVAGGATVYEQCLDRADELRITEVPESPDGDTYFPAIGDEWTATEREAGDEVAFVRYERAGD from the coding sequence ATGAAGCTGGTGCTCATCGCTGCGGTCGCGGAAAACGGCGTCATCGGCACCGACGGCGAGATGCCGTGGCACTACCCGGAAGACCTGAAGCGGTTCAAGGAGACGACAATGGGCCATCCGGTCATCATGGGTCGGACGACGTACGAATCTATCACCGGCCAGCTTGGTGGTCCCCTGCCCGGTCGGACGAATATTGTCCTTTCTTCGCGAGAGTCGCTTCCCATTCCGGAAGAAGTCGTCCACGCTCGGGACATCGAAGCAGCGCTTTCGGCTGCGGAAGACGCTCTCGACGCCGACAAACAGACGGTCTACGTCGCCGGCGGCGCGACCGTCTACGAGCAGTGTCTCGACCGTGCCGACGAACTCCGGATAACCGAAGTTCCGGAGTCACCTGACGGCGACACCTACTTTCCTGCCATCGGCGACGAGTGGACAGCAACCGAGCGCGAGGCCGGCGACGAGGTGGCGTTCGTCAGATACGAGCGAGCCGGGGATTAA